One window from the genome of Dermacentor variabilis isolate Ectoservices unplaced genomic scaffold, ASM5094787v1 scaffold_13, whole genome shotgun sequence encodes:
- the LOC142566804 gene encoding uncharacterized protein LOC142566804 encodes MPGTVCDCVARRRTPLLSCDKLGGVIWRVKPLLGINGESSSGFHREQFAPRLLPAPALAARSPGRGPPLACRCRHNIFWRRRWDSRSGSDRSPGKPASFAHLEAAGGGDWTDARRASALVSALGREGQRKYFADEEQEAARQLTSAASASSEAARQSTGAASTSSDAVPPASEFPRLLQRLDRLFAASTNVLAERHEFTSRKQFEGEGFLEFVTALKEKAVQCNFGTSYDERVRDQIIHGVANVSVREKLLAHGETLSLDKAEEIGRSLEALHRANRAFDSEKIQRIEAAQLGAPSTSQDGRLLPGSRQDGRRSPGGHEDGRLFSGSRQDGRRLPRGRPDDRHFPRGSSGTRNEAQDAKDPNFDRSSCDRCGSTKHIATYRNCPARNRRCNACHTLGHFASVCRKTRTVQHVSSAETLSSTSAAQPSASVLTVSTLEAKRDLQVPVVVNDVAMRLLVDTGASVSLMTAEDFGKHFDRQHRLSKTAVDLRNFSKQRIDIQGLFQATVQFLQRSCLVTFHVTSTGTSLLGLDAIQRLGIQIDGTSLTCCLATLPPVQSPTGVPPGFDHLFSDELGLVNNCVHRIHRQQDAKPVSSKLRRLPLALRDQVTNELRRLEDCDDIKRVEASEWVSPLVVVRKKDGTMQLCVDLREQDSLVPHVQERVLQKQWQTKQYVDKRRGAQATRIKVGDTVRIRFNRKGFFKYSKPRKVKAQVGPSTFLLSDGKTWHVSKLTLVIKGSAGSTLCTSDKDFLYSYSNLDSHSDDSSVATASSQSHKLQLSSPSNCITSEFTQSAVVSDSVGESVASQDLLGRREELPGQPSPALSDNHIQLSNQGEGNSGTTGSLKSTDTRRNPQSSEVRTRPHRDRKRPPWLDDFVSVV; translated from the exons ATGCCCggcacagtatgcga TTGTGTAGCTAGacggcgcaccccccttctgtcatgtgacaaacttggaggtgtcatctggcgtgtgaagcctttattagGAATAAACGGCGAGTCTTCgtccggttttcatcgggagcagttcgCTCCGcgtctccttcctgcgccggcgcttgccgcgcgttcgcccggtcggggccccccgcttgcctgccgctgccgacacaacatcttttggcgacgaagatgggattcccgcagcggttccgaccgaagccccggaAAACCagcgagcttc gcccacctcgaagcggccggcggtggcgactggacggacgcgcgacgagcgtccgcgctcgtcagcgctctcgggcgtgagggacaacggaagtactttgcagacgaggagcaggaagcagcaaggcagttaaccagcgcagcgtcagcttcaagcgaagcagcaaggcagtcgaccggcgcagcgtcaacgtcaagtgatgcggtcccgccagcgtcagagtttccgagactcttgcagcggcttgaccggctgttcgccgcgtcaacaaatgtcctggcggaacggcacgaattcaccagccgaaagcagttcgagggagaaggattcctggaattcgtgaccgcattgaaggagaaggcggtacagtgcaacttcggcacaagctatgacgagcgcgtccgagaccaaatcatacatggggtagcgaacgtcagcgttcgcgagaagttgctggctcatggcgaaaccctgtccctggacaaggcagaagaaattggacgctcgttagaagccctgcatcgagcgaaccgcgcgttcgactctgagaaaatacagagaatcgagGCAGCTCAACTTGGCGCTCCGTCGAcgagccaagatggccgacttcttccggggagccgccaagatggccgacgtagtccgggaggccatgaagatggccgacttttttcggggagccgccaagatggccgacggcTTCCAAGAGGCCGCCCAGATGACCGACATTTTCCGCGAGGCTCCTCCGGGACCCGCAATGAAGCACAGGATGCGAAGGACCCTAATTTCGACCGTAGTTCATGCgaccggtgtggcagcacgaagcaTATTGCAACGTACAGGAATTGCCCCGCAAGGAACcggcggtgcaacgcctgccacacgttgggccattttgcatcTGTATGCCGAAAAACCCGTACTGTTCagcacgtctcttccgcagagacgctgtcttcaacttccgcagcacagccgtccgcgtctgtcttgacggtgaGCACTTTGGAAGCTAAAAGGGATTTACAAGTCCCGGTCGTGGTTAACGACGTCGCCATGCGGCtgctcgtggacacaggagcgtCTGTCTCATTGATGACGGCCGAGGATTTTGGAAAGCACTTTGATCGACAGCACAGACTGTCAAAGACAGCAGTGGACTTGaggaatttctccaagcaacgcatcgacattcaaggcctttttcaagccactgtccagtttctTCAAAGGTCGTGCTTAGTCACGTTCCATGTAACGTCTACAGGTACGTCACTGCTGGGTCTTGACGCCATCCAGCGCTTGGGGATACAaatcgacggtacgtcgctgacatgctgCCTGGCTACGCTTCCtccagtacagagccccacaggtgtgcctccgggttttgatcacctcttcagtgacgagttgggtctcgtcaacaactgtgtgcaccgaattcatcggcagcaagatgcgaaaccagtatcttcaaagttgcgcagactacccctggctctccgtgaccaggtcacaaatgaattgcgacgtctcgaggactgcgacgacATCAAGCGtgtcgaggcttctgagtgggtgtctccactcgtcgtggtgcgcaagaaggatggaactatgcagctctgtgtagatctacgggaacaggacagtcttgtgcctcacgttcaagaaagggtcttgcagaaacagtggcagactaaacagtacgtagacaaacgtagaggtgctcaggcaactcgtatcaaggtgggagacaccgtcagaataagatttaacaggaaaggattttttaagtacagtaaacctcgtaaagtcaaggcccaggtaggaccatctacttttctactcagtgatgggaagacgtggcatgtgtctaagttaaccctagtgataaagggttcagcaggtagtacattgtgtacaagtgacaaagattttttgtactcatattcaaacttggatagtcattccgatgactcgtctgtagcgacagcgtcttctcaGAGTCATAAGCTTCAGTTGAGTAGTCCGTCTaactgtatcacttccgagtttacacagtcagcagtcgtctctgattccgtaGGGGAATCGGTAGcatcccaggacttgttgggacgtcgagaggagcttcctgggcaaccctctccagctttgagcgacaaccacattcaattgtccaaccagggggagggaaatagtgggacgactgggtctttaaagtcgaccgatacgcgtcgcaacccccaaagttctgaggtacgcacgcgtcctcatcgtgacagaaaacggcctccgtggctcgatgattttgtttctgtagtgtag